The genomic interval AAGGAGAACGACGCGTGGATACTCGACATGTACGACGCCTACCTCGAACGGCAAGCGGTCCAGTAAGTCGACTCGTAATTTCCGGAATAAGCGCCGAGGAGATCGCCCGTCCCGAGTTCTGGAACGAAAGGAATCTCGCAACGAAAACCGGTCTGTACGACATGTCTTTCGTCAAGGGGAAGGGTGAAAAACGATAATATCGGGGAATCCCTCACAGGATTCCCCGATATCGGCTTTGTTTCGCGGTCATGCGGACTTTTCTTACGAAGCATCGGCGACACGTTACGCAGACTCTCCTCCGGAACGGGTCCGCACGCCCGGTCCGGCTATTTCTCGACGGCGATCCGGTAGACGCCCGAGCCGACATGCAGTTCGATACGTCCGTCCGTTCCGCTTTCGACGGCCATATCCTTGCGGCCCGATACGGGCTTGCCGCTCTCGGTGACTTTCGCCGGATCGGTCGCGGGCAGGCAAATACGGGCCGTAGCGTTGGCGGGTATTTCGATCGTCTGCACGAACTCGTCCGGCGCGTCCTTCCACTCGCTGCGGATCAGTCCGTAAGGCGAACGGAACGATACGCGGGCATCGCGCAGATCGCCTACGATCTGGGGATCGATCACGATCCGCTTGTAGGCCGTCGAGCCGGACTCCTGCGAGATGCCTCCGATGCCGCTGAACAGCCACGAGTAGAGATGGCCGAGCATGCAGTGGTTGTGCGACAGGTAATCGCGGCTCTGCCAAGACTCGGCCAGCGCCGTCTCGCCCATAGCGATCTGGTAGCCGTAGCCCGGCACGTCGTAACGGCTGTTCATGTCGAACAGTACGTCCGAAGCGCCGCGATCCTGCAACGTCTGCACGACGTAGCGGTAGCCGATGTCGCCCGCCGTCACGGCATTGCCGCGGCCGCGGATGTCGTCGATCAGGTTTTTCAGCACGACCTCCTCGTACTGGGGTTCCGCGAGTCCCATGTAGAGCGCCATCGCGTTGGCCGCTTGGCTGTTGCGGTCGTACTTGAGCGTCCGGCGGTCGAAAAAGCGCTCGTTGAACGCCTTTTTCACCTCGGCGGCCAGCGATTCGTAACGCTCGGCGTCGGCCGTTTTGCCCAAATGCTCGGCGATCCGCCGCATCGTGCAGATATCGTAATAATAGATCGCCGTCGCGCTGACGCCGTTCGACGTCAGCTGCGAATGGGCCGGCTCGGCGGGACCTATGTCGCACCAGTCGCCCAGTCCGTAGGCCACGATATGTCCGTCGGCCTTCGACGACAGGTAATCGATGTAGTCCGCCATCCGGTCGTAGTTCTCGCGCATCGGCCGGTCGTCTCCGTACCAGCGGTAGAGGTAGTAGGGCAGCAGGATGAAGGCGCTGCCCCATTCCGGCGTGTCGAGGAATCCTTCGGCGAAGACGGTGTACTGCGGCGCGATGGTCGGAATCATTCCGTCCTCGTGCTGGGCCGTCGCCATGTCGCCGACGATTTTCGGATAAGCCCGCGAGATATCGTAGCCGTATTGGATCGACGGGCCGATCAGATGCGACTGCTCGAGCCAGCCGAGTTTCTCGCGGTGGGGACAGTCGGTGAATACGCTGGAAAAGTTGCTGCGGATAGCCCAGTCGATCAACGTGTAGATTTGATTGAAAAGCGGGTTGGAGCACTCGAACGTGCCGACCTGCTCGGCCGAGTTGGTCGTGTGCAGCCCGGTCAGCTCGACGATCTCGGGCAGGCCGTTCGGATTGGGCTCGCCCTCGGGTACCGCACCCTCGACTTCCACGTAGCGGAAACCGTAGTAGGTGAACTGCGGCTGCCAGCTTTCGACGCTGCCGTCGCCGCGCGTCGTGTAGCTGAAGAACACCGGTCCGCCCGACGAACGCTGGTTGACCGTGCTGTCGGGGCGGCAGAGCTCGCCGGGAAACATCCTCACGGTATGCCGGCCCGAAGCGCGCACGCTCAGGCGGACGATGCCCGAGGCGTTCTGCCCCAGATCGTACAGGTAGTTGCCTTTCGAGTTGCGATATTTGCGGACGGTCGGAACCCGCTGGCGGATCTTGATCGGCGTCGTGCGCTGCGAGCGCAGCGGGGAGTCGAACCGCGTGAGCACGGCGGCGCTCCACGAACTGTCGTCGAAGTCCGGCGAGGTCCAGCCGGCCTGCGCAAGGCCCGCATCGTAATCCTCGCCTCCGTAAATGCTCGAGAACGTGACCGGTCCAGGCGCCGCCTTCCACGAGTCGTCCGAGACGACCGTCTGTCGCGTGCCGTCTTCGTACTCGATCTGCAGCTTGAAGATCATCTTCGGCGCTCCGTACGATCCGGCGAACTTGCTGTACCGCTCGCGCGGGATGTTGAAAAATCCGTTGCCGAGCATCGCGCCGACCGCGTTGGCGCCCTGCCGAAGCCGGTCGCTCACGTCGAACGAAACGTATTGCACCTCCTTATCGAACTTGGTCCAGGCCGGATCGAGGAAGTGGTCGCCCGTCTTCTCGCCGTTGAGAAACAGCTCGAACTGGCCCAGTCCGCAGACATAGGCCGTCGCCCGCCGCACGGGCTTGTCGACCGTGAACTCGCGGCGCAGCAGCGGCAGCTTGTTCCGCCCGAACGGCTTGTTGCCCAGGATCGGGTTGTCGGGACCCGTGTCGAACGTGCCGTTGATGACGATCAGCGAGTCGACGTCCTCCTCGAGCGCGATCCACCGCGCCCCGGACCAGTCTTCGCGGTCGGGCAGCCCCATCGTGAAACGCTGCGCCGGACTCCACGCCGACGGCTTGCCGTCCGGTCCCCAGACGCGGACGCTCCAGTAATAGGTTTCGGCCGCTTCCAGAGGCTGCCCGTCATACGGTATCAGCAACGACTGTTCGCCGGGAACCTTGCCGCTGTCCCACATCGTAGCACGGCCGGCAGCGGCGTCCTTTTCCGTTCCGGCCACGACGATGCGATAGGCGGTCTGCCGGCATCCGCGTTCGGGCGATACCAGTTGCCAACTGAAACGGGGCGACGGAGTTTCGATTCCGACCGGATCGGTCTCCTGCTCGCACTTGAGCGAGCCGAAGCCGAGGCCGGTCTGCGCCGCGAGCGGCGCGCAGGTTATTGCCATGAGCGTCAGCCACAGGGATGTCCGACGCGCAAAGGTCGTTTTTTTCATCGTTTCGGTTTGTTAGTCCGGGGATAAAAATAGTTTTTTTAGGCGGGATTTCCAACCGCCGGGACAACGGCTGCGACAGGCCGGACTGCCGGTGCGGGGCAATCCTTTGTCCTTATCGTCTCCCGGACGGTCCTGACAAAACATCAGGCTCCGCACGTTGAGATCGGGAATCCGCACGACGCAGCCTGATTTTTCCGAGTACGGCGCCGGGAATGCCGTCCACGCATCGAAAAGCTGAAATATATCATGTCTTTCCCGTTACGGATCGTATTTTTCGTATATTCAAATGAAAATAGCAATCAGACGAAATGGAAATCAGGCGATACAAGTCCGTAAATTTAAGGCAGATATCCCGGTTGTTCTATGAAACGGTCCACGCCGTGAACATAAAGGATTATACCAAAGAACAGGTAAATGCGTGGGCGACGGGTCGTATCGACTTGAAGGAATGGGACGCCTCGTTTCAGAGACATATTGCCTACGTCGTTACGGGAAACGATTTGGTCGTAGGTTTCGGAGATATCGATAGAACCGGATATCTGGACAAACTGTTTGTCCATAAGGATTTTCAAGGCCGAGGCATAGCAACCGCAATATGTGACCGGCTCGAAAACGAAGCCGAAGTGGAATGCATCCGCGTTCACGCTTCGATTACGGCAAAATCTTTTTTCGAAAGGCGCGGCTACCGAGTCGTCAAGCGACAGGAGGTCGAAAGACAAGGCGTGCTTTTAACGAATTATATCATGGAAAAGTATTTGGCTCTCCCGTAACTCGGTCGCATACGAATTCCCCGCGCTGTCTTCCGCCGGTAGTTCGTTATGCTTCCGCCGGGCCGATCGCTGTCGAAACCCCGGTCGTTCGAGAATCCTGCGGTTTCGGGGGGGGGAGGTGTTGTACGGGATTTATTACCGGTTTGAGGTCACGAATACTTTGTTTCGGCTAAGGCGATAGCAATCTTATGTCTGTCGGTGTATTCGATTGATATACTGACAAATGAACCTGATGAAAGATGGAAATGCCGTGCCTATGTCGTGTCTGTTAAAAACGAACGCTCGACTTATGAAAGGCCAAGCGTTTGAAATGTTGCTTTGTATCCCCCAACAGTTCCGACGCAGGTGAGTTCGCTGTCTTTGCATCTTACATATTTTACAATAAATCAATCATATGCAAATTTTATCCATGCGCGACCATTGCCGTTCGACGCATGGAAATGACCGATTCGTTTTAGGTTGCAACAACTAATAGTTTGTATGATGAGCAGTGTGAAAGCCGTCTTTCGACAAGACAAAACGAATTGCCGTGGCTTCCGTGTATCTCCGTATTACCGTAAATCGATCTACAAAGGTATTCCCTGCGTAGCGGTCTCGCCCGACGATTGGGACGATAAAACGGAAAAAGTCGAACGGATCGGTAATTATCGAACATGGAGATGCTGGATAATCGTCATAACGTTTACGAATGAAAGATAAGATAGCAAGAATGGGATTATCTTATTGATTGTCATAGCTAAAAAAACATATTATTTTAATCAAGGCAAAGAATGATGATTTTCATGGCAGGACCAATAATTCGATGTCAAGCTGATATTGAAAGGACCGAATTCGATCTTGACAACGATGAGAAAGAAAAAACAAACCGGACCTTATCCTTATCTGTTATGAATCAATATACTCAAGTGTTTTCTCTGTTCGTAGATCCGCTCATGACAGTGCCGATCTGCGGATTGTCGTATTCCACGGACCTTATATGATTTTTATTGTCAAATGTTCGGCCGGTATGAGTCTTGCAATATTTTGATTTTCAAGAATTGATAGAGTTCGCAAACGGATGGTGTAATGAATGAAGGGATGTACCGTCCTTATTCAGTCCTATGCGTTTTTTAAAATATTCGCGAGTCTCCATATCCGTACAATAAATATAACACCCCTTCATGCCTCTTGTCATAAGAGTCTTATAGGTATTTTTAATAATCGCTCTCAGAGTTCTTTTTGCAGATTCTTTGTCCTCCATCATGAGCTTTTTCCACCCGAAGATACTCCGGTCCATTGTTGACCGCGCAGCAGGATTAACTTGGACAACTCCGTTACGGACAATCAAATCATTGCCGATTATTACACCTATGTAATCTACTTCCAAACCCTGACATGTGTGAATACACCCTACTTCATTAATTGACGTAGGATCAATAATCCATTTTGATCCGTAAGTTTTAAGATTCCATTTCATTCGAAAATTATCTTCCGGAATGACAATATCGTATGCATTCGGATCTTTGTCGCTTACCCAATCCCAGCAATAACCTGCCACCAGTCTTGCTTTGTTGTTGATCTTGTTTTTTTCGAAAATGACATCGCGCAGTTCGGATGCAGAGTCATAAATTCGGAAATCGTAATCGGTCCCGCTAAGATCATAATTGGCTGTTTCACGTATACTAAGAACATTGTCAAGCCATGCCAGATATCCATCTGCACCATTACATCTGAATTGTGAACCTAATTCTCCTTCCGTTACTGTGCTTCCGCATTCCTGAGCGATACGACGAATGTTATCAATTGTACCGTAATCATCTATATGGACTCTCTGATCCTCGTCTATGAAAAATATGGAACATAATGAAGTTGAAATTATTTCCCGTATTTGATTATCCCCCTGTTTTAAGAAACCGGTCTTTTCTGTGAGCCTGTGAGCCTCATCTACGACAAGAGTCCTGATTGAGTTTTTAGGAGCATTTACGAACGAGCCGCTTCCGACGAATATTTTTTTCAAAGCTACAAGCGGCTGGTCACGGCATAGCATTTCAAAATAAACTTCACGAGGAGCACTCGTTTTGGTAACATATTGAGCCAGCTGTCCTCTTTGAATAAGATCAACAAGGAGGTTTATCGCTACGACTGATTTGCCCGTCCCCGCTCCACCTTTCACTATAAAAACATTCTTACTTTCGGGGGTAGAACAAAATGCCAATTCCTTTGCCCGTTCGAAAACGACTTTCTGCTCTTCGATCATGATAAATTCACGATTGCCCTTGAATATGGACCGGAGTGCGCTGGAAAGTGTTTTCGAAGGTCTGATCTTTCCATTGTCTATTCTGGAAACAATATTGGACTTGTCCCCCTTTTTGATGTGTTTTTTTATGAAATTACGAAGCTTGAGAGCGTCCGAGCTAAAATACAGGGGGGCCTCCCGAATATAATTGTCGTAAAAATTATTGGAGATAATACCGTCGTCCGAGTAATTATGGAGATATGCGCAAGGATATACTCCTATCATCTCATCTTCGATAGCGGCACTAAAAAATTTGAGTAAACATGCGTACGAGTATGCTTGGTAAGAAGGATGGGTGGTATTTACCATATGCCCCCCCAACAATGTTTTGACAATACCGTCCTGTATTGTTGTTTCACAATGTTGCCATTGTTTCAACTCAACGATTATGATATTGTCGTTCTTTCCGTCTGAACCCGCTATAATGAAGTCGATTCTTTTGGCTGTATGAGGAATATGATATTCGATTGAGATGCCGGCATCATCAGGAATGCTCGGATCGTTTAGTACTCGTTCCATAAATCCCAACGAGTTTCGAAATGCTCTGAACTCATTATCCGATGTTCTTTTTGATGTTTTTTTGTAAAGCTCTTCCTCTACGATGACGGCTATGCGATCTTCAAAAACGTCTTTACGGAATTCGGCTTTGGTACGATGATATATAATCATAGTTCGGTGTATTTTTTTGCAATTCCTTTTGATTTGTTTACAGGATATTTCACCGCATTCTCTTCGATTTTGTCAAAAATAATCTGCTTCACGTCGAAACCATATTTTTCCGCGATCAGAAAGGCGTAATTCAAGACATCCGCCAATTCCTTTTTCACTTGTTCCCGGTCCGCTTCTTCAGCAGATTTCCAAAGGAACAGTTGATTTAACTCTGCGGCTTCAATGGATAGTGCCAATGCCAAATCTTTGGGATTATGAAACTGTTCCCACTCTCTTTCGTTCCGGAACTCTATTATCTTGTCAATAATTTGATCTATATCATTCATGGTTAAATATATTTGGTTTATACAAAGATAATCATCGAATACTATCGAAGCTTCGATATTCTTTTATTTTTATCGACGGTAAAAATAAGTTTGCCATTGGACGAAAGACAAAATCTTACGAATAAAGTTGAACAAGCCGAGTTGGCTCGTCATGTTATCCGTCGAAAAATCACCGGTGAATCGCTTGACAAATTTTTTGAGAAAACAAAAATGCCATGTTTTACCTGTGTCGTACCTGTTGAAAAAAAACAAACGCTCAACTTATTATAAGTCAAGCGTTTGAATCGTTGCCTTGTACCCCCGACGGGAATCGAACCCATATCAACAGAACCGGAATCTGTCATTCTATCCATTGAACTACGGAGGCAGAATCGTACAGCGCACAAAGTTGCAACATTTTCGGCGTTATTACAAATTTTTGTGCTTTTCTCCGCGGAAAAAGAACGTGAAAACTATCTACAAGGTGGTTGCCGGTGCCGAAAGCCTGCGGAAAAGTTCTTCGCATCGTTTTTGTATCAAATCTTGCTCGATGCCTCGTGTCATCTTGCTGTGCGGGCGCTCTTTAGAGGCCGGATGGCTTGTGATAATCATTGATTTTTGAATTCAATACGCTGATTTGTAACAAATTGAATGCATTGTAGCATGGCGTGGACGCTGTTTGGCCCCGCGGAGTCCGTCAGGCGGATATTACAATAAATTATTTAAATCGTTGCTATATATCGGAACAAATAATGTATTTTTGCATTAATAAAATGACACACCATGCTGGATACATGGCATAGGCTAGAGCGCGTAATCAAATGGACAGGCCTTTCCGTCAACTCTTTTGCACTCAATATAGGGTTGAAACGGAGCGAGAACCTGTATCAAATCAAAAAAGGGAACAACGGGATCAGCCGGGATCTGGCTACGTTGATCACCACCAAGTATCCTTCGGTGAGCAAGGCGTGGCTTCTGACCGGCGAAGGCGAGATGTTCGTCGAGCAGGTAGCGGCCTCTGCTTCTCAGGCAGGCGTCCCCTATTACGGCATGGATATTCTGGCGGCCGTCGACGAGACGGTCCTGCCCTCGCCGCAGTTTTACATCAGCATTCCGATATTCGACAACTGCGATATCGCCGCCCAGAACATCGGGACGGCCATGCTGCCCGAGATCGCGCCCGGAGCGATCGTGATTCTCAAGCGCTGGAATGTCGAGTCGATCGTGCCCGGCGAGTCCTACCTGGTAGTGACCGAGCAGTTCAAGGGCATCCGCGCGATACGGGCCGGGAGCAACCCCTCCGAGCTGCTGCTGCTGCCCGCCAATACGCAGCAGTACGATCCGATCGTCATCGGCAAGTCCGATATCGTCAAGCTGTTCATCGTACAAGGCATTATCGTGAAGAAGAATCTGTAATTTTTTCGTCGGCAGGCCATGCGGAGTGACTTTCCGAAGCGGTTCGCGCCCGATGACATAAAAACCAACAGCAAGCCATGTTTTCTGGAATAGTCGAAACCACAGCCCGCGTCGCCGCGATCCGCGAAGAAGGCGGGAACCGGCATTTCACGCTCGAATGCCCTTTCACGGACGAACTGAAAATCGATCAGAGCATCGCCCATAACGGGGTCTGCCTGACGGTCGTATCGATCGAGGACGACCGGTACACGACCACGGCGATCCGCGAGACGCTGCTCAAATCGAATCTCGGGGGGCTCCGTGTCGGCGATCCGGTCAATCTGGAGCGCAGTATGCGGCCCGACGCGCTGCTCGACGGCCATATCGTGCAGGGGCATGTCGATCAGACGGCGCGCTGCACCGCGATCGACGAGGCGGACGGAAGCTGGTACTTCGCTTTCGAGTACGATCCTTCGCAGGGTAACGTAACGGTCGAGAAAGGCTCGGTAGCCGTCAACGGCGTCAGTCTGACGGTAGTCGATTCGCGCGAGGGAGCTTTCCGGGTCGCCATCATTCCCTATACCTACGAGCATACCAATTTCCATGCGCTGAAGGTCGGATCGACGGTCAACCTCGAGTTCGATATCGTAGGCAAGTATATCGCGCGCCTGATGGAGCGCTACGTCAAAGCATAAGCCGTGAGACTGAAAATCCGGACCGTCGCGGCCGCCGCAACGGCCGTCGGACTCGTCGCTGCGGTTTCGGGCGCGTTGCTCGTGTGGATGGCCCGGGGCGAAGGGAAATGGCTGGTCGTCGTCCCGGTGCTGATGTTCGCGGCGGTTTTCGTGGCTTCCCGGTTCTTTTTCAACCGTTTCGTCGCGTTCCGCATCAAGCCGATCTATCAGATTCTGCTGTCGAAAAGCGTCCGGACGCACGAGCTGTCGCAGAAAGCCGATCCGGTCGGCCACATCGAGGACGAGCTGAACCGCTGGGCCGAGAAGAATGCCCGCGAAATCGCTCGCCTCAAGGAGAATGAGCGTTACCGAAAGGAGTTCTTGGGCAACGTGTCGCACGAGATCAAGACGCCGATCTTCACGTTGCAGGGCTATATCGTGACGCTGCTCGACGGCGCGATCGAGGACAAGGCGGTCAACCGCAAGTACCTCGAGCGCTCGGAGAAGAATATCGACCGGCTGATTCACATTGTCGACGATTTGGAGGAAATATCGAAACTCGAGGCCGGGGCGCCGGTTCTCGAGAAGGAGTGTTTCGACGTCGTGGCGCTGGTCCGCGAGATCGCCGATTCGCTCGAGATGGACGCCGCCCGTCGCCGGATCGGCATTCGGGTAGGCAATCCGCACGGCCAGCCGCCCGTTCCGGTAACGGCCGACCGCCGCCGCATCGCTCAGGTCATAACGAACCTGCTCAGCAACTCGATCAAATACGGGCGCGAGGGCGGAGAGACCCGGATCGGCTTCGTGGATATGTTCGACCGCGTGCTGGTCGAGGTAAAGGACGACGGAATCGGAATCGCCGAGGAGAATATTCCCCGCGTATTCGAGCGCTTCTTCCGCGTCGACAAGAGCCGCTCGCGCGAGCAGGGCGGCACGGGGCTCGGACTGGCGATCGTCAAGCATATTCTGGAAGCCCACGGCGAGCGGATCACGCTGCGCAGCAAGTTGGGGGAAGGAAGCGCTTTCTCTTTCACTTTGAGCAAAAAATAGTTACATTTGTCCCTGCATGGCGGGCGCTGCGGATGCTCCGGAAAGCTCCGGCGCGCGGAAATTCTCCCTCCGGCCGCTTCGCCTGCGGAATAACAGCCAAAGCACGATGAATGCTATCCTGCCCCTTTTCGTTCGCTGGGACGTGAATCCCACAATGATTTCGATAGGCTCTTTCGAAATCCGCTATTACGGCCTGATGTGGGCCCTCGCGCTCGGTATCAGCGCGTACATTTTCAGCCGCATCATCAAGCGGGAGGGATATCCCGACAAGCTGTTCGATTCGATCTTCTGGTACGGCGTGCTGTCGACGATCATCGGCGCCCGACTCGGGCATTGCCTGTTCTACGATCCGGGATACTATCTGACCCATCCCGTCGAGATCCTCTACATTCATCAGGGAGGACTGGCCAGCCACGGCGCGGCCGTCGGTCTGCTCGTCGGTCTGTGGCTTTTTTCGCGCAAGAACAAAATGCCCTACATCTGGTCGCTCGACCGCATCGCGATCGCTGTCGGCATCGCCGGCGCGCTCGTCCGGATCGGCAACCTGATGAATTCCGAAATATACGGACATGCGACGTCGCTGCCGTGGGGATTCGTTTTCGTGCGGGCGGGGGAGACGCAGCCGATGCACCCGACGCAGATTTACGAGGCGGCGGCCTACCTCGTCCTGTTCGGCATTCTGTGCTGGATGTACTATGGCCCCAAGCTTGCACTGCGTCGTCCGGGCCTGATGTTCGGTTTCTTTCTGATCTATCTGTTCGGATTCCGCTTTTTGGTCGAGTTCATCAAGAATCCGCAGGAGGAGT from Alistipes ihumii AP11 carries:
- the lgt gene encoding prolipoprotein diacylglyceryl transferase, whose product is MNAILPLFVRWDVNPTMISIGSFEIRYYGLMWALALGISAYIFSRIIKREGYPDKLFDSIFWYGVLSTIIGARLGHCLFYDPGYYLTHPVEILYIHQGGLASHGAAVGLLVGLWLFSRKNKMPYIWSLDRIAIAVGIAGALVRIGNLMNSEIYGHATSLPWGFVFVRAGETQPMHPTQIYEAAAYLVLFGILCWMYYGPKLALRRPGLMFGFFLIYLFGFRFLVEFIKNPQEEFERTMTLNMGQWLSIPFIVLGIVILYRACRRPAVELPKTKR
- a CDS encoding GNAT family N-acetyltransferase; translated protein: MNIKDYTKEQVNAWATGRIDLKEWDASFQRHIAYVVTGNDLVVGFGDIDRTGYLDKLFVHKDFQGRGIATAICDRLENEAEVECIRVHASITAKSFFERRGYRVVKRQEVERQGVLLTNYIMEKYLALP
- a CDS encoding nucleotide pyrophosphohydrolase; this translates as MNDIDQIIDKIIEFRNEREWEQFHNPKDLALALSIEAAELNQLFLWKSAEEADREQVKKELADVLNYAFLIAEKYGFDVKQIIFDKIEENAVKYPVNKSKGIAKKYTEL
- a CDS encoding family 78 glycoside hydrolase catalytic domain; protein product: MKKTTFARRTSLWLTLMAITCAPLAAQTGLGFGSLKCEQETDPVGIETPSPRFSWQLVSPERGCRQTAYRIVVAGTEKDAAAGRATMWDSGKVPGEQSLLIPYDGQPLEAAETYYWSVRVWGPDGKPSAWSPAQRFTMGLPDREDWSGARWIALEEDVDSLIVINGTFDTGPDNPILGNKPFGRNKLPLLRREFTVDKPVRRATAYVCGLGQFELFLNGEKTGDHFLDPAWTKFDKEVQYVSFDVSDRLRQGANAVGAMLGNGFFNIPRERYSKFAGSYGAPKMIFKLQIEYEDGTRQTVVSDDSWKAAPGPVTFSSIYGGEDYDAGLAQAGWTSPDFDDSSWSAAVLTRFDSPLRSQRTTPIKIRQRVPTVRKYRNSKGNYLYDLGQNASGIVRLSVRASGRHTVRMFPGELCRPDSTVNQRSSGGPVFFSYTTRGDGSVESWQPQFTYYGFRYVEVEGAVPEGEPNPNGLPEIVELTGLHTTNSAEQVGTFECSNPLFNQIYTLIDWAIRSNFSSVFTDCPHREKLGWLEQSHLIGPSIQYGYDISRAYPKIVGDMATAQHEDGMIPTIAPQYTVFAEGFLDTPEWGSAFILLPYYLYRWYGDDRPMRENYDRMADYIDYLSSKADGHIVAYGLGDWCDIGPAEPAHSQLTSNGVSATAIYYYDICTMRRIAEHLGKTADAERYESLAAEVKKAFNERFFDRRTLKYDRNSQAANAMALYMGLAEPQYEEVVLKNLIDDIRGRGNAVTAGDIGYRYVVQTLQDRGASDVLFDMNSRYDVPGYGYQIAMGETALAESWQSRDYLSHNHCMLGHLYSWLFSGIGGISQESGSTAYKRIVIDPQIVGDLRDARVSFRSPYGLIRSEWKDAPDEFVQTIEIPANATARICLPATDPAKVTESGKPVSGRKDMAVESGTDGRIELHVGSGVYRIAVEK
- a CDS encoding DUF2075 domain-containing protein codes for the protein MIIYHRTKAEFRKDVFEDRIAVIVEEELYKKTSKRTSDNEFRAFRNSLGFMERVLNDPSIPDDAGISIEYHIPHTAKRIDFIIAGSDGKNDNIIIVELKQWQHCETTIQDGIVKTLLGGHMVNTTHPSYQAYSYACLLKFFSAAIEDEMIGVYPCAYLHNYSDDGIISNNFYDNYIREAPLYFSSDALKLRNFIKKHIKKGDKSNIVSRIDNGKIRPSKTLSSALRSIFKGNREFIMIEEQKVVFERAKELAFCSTPESKNVFIVKGGAGTGKSVVAINLLVDLIQRGQLAQYVTKTSAPREVYFEMLCRDQPLVALKKIFVGSGSFVNAPKNSIRTLVVDEAHRLTEKTGFLKQGDNQIREIISTSLCSIFFIDEDQRVHIDDYGTIDNIRRIAQECGSTVTEGELGSQFRCNGADGYLAWLDNVLSIRETANYDLSGTDYDFRIYDSASELRDVIFEKNKINNKARLVAGYCWDWVSDKDPNAYDIVIPEDNFRMKWNLKTYGSKWIIDPTSINEVGCIHTCQGLEVDYIGVIIGNDLIVRNGVVQVNPAARSTMDRSIFGWKKLMMEDKESAKRTLRAIIKNTYKTLMTRGMKGCYIYCTDMETREYFKKRIGLNKDGTSLHSLHHPFANSINS
- a CDS encoding riboflavin synthase → MFSGIVETTARVAAIREEGGNRHFTLECPFTDELKIDQSIAHNGVCLTVVSIEDDRYTTTAIRETLLKSNLGGLRVGDPVNLERSMRPDALLDGHIVQGHVDQTARCTAIDEADGSWYFAFEYDPSQGNVTVEKGSVAVNGVSLTVVDSREGAFRVAIIPYTYEHTNFHALKVGSTVNLEFDIVGKYIARLMERYVKA
- a CDS encoding sensor histidine kinase, which produces MRLKIRTVAAAATAVGLVAAVSGALLVWMARGEGKWLVVVPVLMFAAVFVASRFFFNRFVAFRIKPIYQILLSKSVRTHELSQKADPVGHIEDELNRWAEKNAREIARLKENERYRKEFLGNVSHEIKTPIFTLQGYIVTLLDGAIEDKAVNRKYLERSEKNIDRLIHIVDDLEEISKLEAGAPVLEKECFDVVALVREIADSLEMDAARRRIGIRVGNPHGQPPVPVTADRRRIAQVITNLLSNSIKYGREGGETRIGFVDMFDRVLVEVKDDGIGIAEENIPRVFERFFRVDKSRSREQGGTGLGLAIVKHILEAHGERITLRSKLGEGSAFSFTLSKK